The Primulina eburnea isolate SZY01 chromosome 13, ASM2296580v1, whole genome shotgun sequence genome includes a region encoding these proteins:
- the LOC140809013 gene encoding uncharacterized protein isoform X2, whose product MMAENIHSQRPLYGGAITTSFPMRFQEVFVDPTRDESLVFELLDLKADVSDQESASWFLRDLANEQDAEGTVVLEQSGIFEACQLRFINTPAIVTTAVGQMAVSKGRQGREAQNIVKVYLANLRLKDVATDVLVTAYEPMFINPLSESAAAVGAGLAVPALKSGFMPMAEIFNVAVSNIKVNDWSLFGAAD is encoded by the exons ATGATGGCGGAAAATATTCACAGCCAACGCCCTCTATACGGCGGTGCAATCACCACTTCTTTCCCGATGCGTTTCCAG GAGGTTTTTGTAGACCCAACTCGGGATGAGAGCTTGGTATTTGAACTGCTCGACTTGAAGGCCGATGTGTCTGATCAAGAAAGTGCCTCGTGGTTTCTTAGAGACCTTGCCAATGAGCAAGACGCTGAGGGGACGGTG GTGCTCGAACAGTCGGGGATATTTGAGGCTTGTCAGTTGCGGTTTATAAACACTCCTGCTATCGTTACTACTGCAGTTGGACAAATG GCCGTGTCGAAGGGAAGACAGGGAAGGGAAGCGCAGAACATTGTAAAG GTTTATCTAGCTAATTTACGCCTCAAGGACGTTGCGACAGATGTTCTGGTCACTGCTTACGAGCCTATGTTCATAAA CCCTTTGAGTGAAAGTGCTGCGGCGGTCGGTGCTGGCTTGGCAGTACCTGCTTTAAAGTCGGGTTTTATGCCAATGGCGGAGATTTTTAATGTTGCTGTCTCTAATATCAAAGTGAATGACTGGAGTCTTTTTGGTGCTGCTGATTGA
- the LOC140809012 gene encoding PH, RCC1 and FYVE domains-containing protein 1-like isoform X3, whose protein sequence is MGDLQRSSLVERDIDQAITSLKKGAYLLKYGRRGKPKFCPFRISTDESKLIWYYGKDEKQLELRQVSRIVPGQRTPIFQRYPRPEKEYQSFSLIYNNRSLDLICKDKDEAEAWFVGLKALIARGSNKKIRNEVLNDCALSDHPQGQRVIPPSSDTGDTQRAENISQNRLGKAFADIVSYTAVAKISQSESITCSPILLSVGSVDDSNAPRTSGCETFRLSLSSAVSSSSQGSCMEEFDGLGDVFIWGEDTGDGVVGSGLATGDTSINIKIDSLLPKALESTMVLDVNSIACGHKHAVLVTKQGEMFSWGEEVGGRLGHGVEADTSQPKLVETLSGMRIAMTACGMYHSCAITLSGDLYTWGDGSHACGLLGHGSEASHWIPKKVGGAIEGLQVAYISCGPWHTAILTSAGRLFTFGDGTFGALGHGNRCGANIPREVEALKGSRTIRVACGVWHTAAIVEVTSQSSNSGQSDLSLSGKLFTWGDGDKGRLGHADNVPRLTPESVSSLNDTNFSQVACGNNLTVALTSLGRVYTMGSPSNGQLGVPGSDGKTPICIKGDISDSFVEDIACGSYHVAVLTSKGEVYTWGKGTNGQLGHGDIDDRNTPTLVNLLKDKQVKNIACGSNFTAVVCLHKWICNADNSVCSGCRNPFNFRRKRHNCYNCGLVFCKACSTRKSLKASLAPSLNKPYRVCDDCFAKLQKVTDFGSDPRIPKVKSLGSLCRPTEYSETGVPHIPRLISRFSSADSIKSGRNSTFTTKPESNDNLVFPAERASTSSNGALKNLISLSVPSSKMVSRSTSPFLGSNASTSPPPFHISEVTSDDARSSNNCLNQELKFLKAQVEELTTKYQLLEAESERKSEQLKDMSDRALNEAEKGKVANEMIKSLTIQLKKMAGRLPDEQIACSNLDKNIGKPMSETNRPSIGSSVTSITSPKSESSDGSMSPPLSNGTKAEVQKPEWIIHDEPGVYITLVSLPNGVNELRRVRFSRKHFTEEEAEKWWAENGTRVCERYDIQTMQ, encoded by the exons ATGGGTGATTTGCAGAGGTCTAGTCTCGTGGAAAGAGACATCGATCAG GCCATTACATCCCTAAAGAAGGGGGCATACTTGTTGAAGTATGGGCGTAGAGGGAAGCCAAAATTTTGCCCATTTCGAATTTCAACA GACGAATCTAAATTGATATGGTATTATGGAAAAGATGAAAAACAACTAGAGCTACGGCAAGTTTCAAGGATAGTTCCTGGACAAAGGACG CCAATATTTCAGCGGTATCCCCGGCCAGAGAAGGAATACCAATCATTTTCACTTATATATAATAACAGATCCTTAGATTTG ATATGTAAAGATAAAGATGAAGCCGAGGCTTGGTTTGTTGGTTTAAAAGCCCTAATTGCTCGCGGTAGCAACAAGAAAATAAGAAATGAGGTACTGAATGATTGTGCATTATCTGATCATCCACAAGGTCAAAGGGTCATTCCACCATCATCT GATACAGGAGACACCCAGAGAGCTGAAAATATTTCTCAGAACCGACTGGGAAAAGCATTTGCTGACATTGTGTCCTACACTGCAGTGGCCAAGATTTCTCAGTCTGAATCAATAACATGCTCTCCTATCTTGCTCTCAGTTGGGTCTGTAGATGACTCCAATGCTCCCCGAACATCTGGATGCGAAACATTTCGGTTGAGTCTTTCTAGTGCTGTGAGTTCATCAAGTCAAGGTTCTTGTATGGAGGAGTTTGATGGCTTGGGCGATGTGTTCATATGGGGAGAAGATACTGGGGATGGAGTGGTGGGAAGTGGTTTGGCTACAGGCGATACTTCGATTAACATTAAGATCGACAGTCTCTTACCCAAGGCATTGGAGTCAACCATGGTTCTTGATGTAAATagtattgcttgtggtcacaaACATGCTGTTTTAGTCACTAAACAAGGAGAAATGTTCAGCTGGGGTGAAGAAGTGGGTGGGAGGCTAGGGCATGGAGTGGAAGCGGATACATCCCAGCCAAAGCTTGTTGAAACTCTTAGTGGAATGAGAATTGCAATGACAGCATGTGGCATGTATCATTCTTGTGCCATTACACTTTCTGGTGATCTATATACTTGGGGTGATGGTTCTCATGCCTGTGGTTTGCTTGGTCATGGAAGTGAGGCAAGTCATTGGATCCCAAAAAAAGTGGGTGGCGCCATCGAGGGCTTACAAGTGGCATATATCTCTTGTGGGCCTTGGCATACAGCAATATTGACATCTGCTGGCAGGTTGTTCACTTTTGGGGATGGAACATTTGGCGCTCTGGGACATGGAAATCGTTGTGGTGCCAATATTCCTAGAGAAGTGGAAGCTTTAAAGGGATCACGCACGATTAGGGTTGCCTGTGGCGTATGGCACACTGCAGCAATCGTGGAAGTAACTTCTCAATCTTCTAATTCAGGACAATCTGACCTATCATTATCTGGAAAGCTTTTCACTTGGGGGGATGGAGATAAAGGGCGTCTTGGCCATGCTGATAATGTGCCAAGATTAACTCCTGAGTCTGTTTCTTCATTGAACGACACAAATTTTTCTCAGGTAGCATGTGGGAACAACCTCACTGTTGCTCTTACAAGTTTAGGACGAGTATACACCATGGGAAGCCCCTCTAATGGACAGCTGGGGGTTCCAGGGTCTGATGGAAAAACGCCAATTTGTATAAAAGGCGATATTTCTGACAGTTTCGTGGAAGACATAGCTTGTGGTTCATATCATGTTGCAGTTTTGACTTCAAAAGGTGAAGTTTATACCTGGGGGAAGGGCACAAATGGGCAACTAGGCCATGGTGACATCGATGACCGGAACACGCCTACTCTCGTTAACCTTTTGAAAGATAAACAAGTTAAGAATATAGCATGTGGTTCAAATTTTACTGCCGTTGTATGTCTTCATAAATGGATATGTAATGCGGACAATTCAGTGTGCTCTGGCTGCCGTAACCCTTTCAATTTCAGAAGAAAACGTCACAACTGTTATAACTGCGGACTTGTCTTCTGCAAAGCATGTAGCACTAGGAAGTCCCTCAAAGCCTCCTTGGCCCCAAGCCTGAACAAGCCTTATCGTGTATGTGATGATTGTTTTGCAAAATTACAGAAagtgacagactttggatcAGATCCTCGTATTCCTAAAGTTAAAAGTTTAGGTTCGCTTTGTAGGCCTACTGAATATTCTGAAACCGGGGTTCCTCATATACCAAGATTAATTTCAAGATTCTCATCTGCTGACTCGATCAAGTCTGGAAGAAATTCCACATTCACCACGAAACCTGAGTCAAACGATAATCTTGTTTTTCCTGCTGAGAGGGCAAGCACTTCTTCAAATGGAGCTTTGAAAAATTTGATTTCGTTATCTGTTCCTAGTTCTAAAATGGTTTCTAGGTCAACATCACCGTTTCTGGGGAGTAATGCATCAACGTCACCACCTCCTTTTCACATATCAGAAGTGACATCAGACGACGCAAGGAGTAGCAACAATTGCTTAAACCAAGAGCTCAAATTTTTAAAGGCACAG GTAGAAGAACTTACAACAAAATATCAACTTCTTGAAGCTGAATCGGAAAGAAAATCAGAACAACTGAAAGACATGAGTGATCGGGCCTTAAATGAAGCCGAAAAAGGTAAAGTTGCCAACGAAATGATCAAGTCTCTGACCATTCAG CTGAAGAAAATGGCTGGAAGATTGCCTGATGAACAAATTGCCTGCAGCAACTTGGATAAAAATATTGGGAAACCAATGAGTGAAACGAATCGCCCATCCATTGGAAGCAGCGTGACCAGCATAACCTCTCCTAAGAGTGAATCTAGTGACGGTTCAATGAGTCCACCTTTGTCAAATGGAACAAAGGCTGAAGTACAAAAGCCAGAGTGGATTATACACGATGAGCCTGGTGTGTATATAACTCTCGTCTCCTTACCAAACGGCGTCAATGAACTAAGAAGAGTACGATTCAG TAGAAAACATTTCACAGAGGAAGAGGCGGAGAAATGGTGGGCTGAAAATGGAACAAGGGTCTGCGAACGATACGACATCCAGACCATGCAATAG
- the LOC140809013 gene encoding uncharacterized protein isoform X1, with protein MMAENIHSQRPLYGGAITTSFPMRFQDVSEIRQVPDHQEVFVDPTRDESLVFELLDLKADVSDQESASWFLRDLANEQDAEGTVVLEQSGIFEACQLRFINTPAIVTTAVGQMAVSKGRQGREAQNIVKVYLANLRLKDVATDVLVTAYEPMFINPLSESAAAVGAGLAVPALKSGFMPMAEIFNVAVSNIKVNDWSLFGAAD; from the exons ATGATGGCGGAAAATATTCACAGCCAACGCCCTCTATACGGCGGTGCAATCACCACTTCTTTCCCGATGCGTTTCCAG GATGTCAGTGAGATACGCCAAGTTCCCGATCATCAG GAGGTTTTTGTAGACCCAACTCGGGATGAGAGCTTGGTATTTGAACTGCTCGACTTGAAGGCCGATGTGTCTGATCAAGAAAGTGCCTCGTGGTTTCTTAGAGACCTTGCCAATGAGCAAGACGCTGAGGGGACGGTG GTGCTCGAACAGTCGGGGATATTTGAGGCTTGTCAGTTGCGGTTTATAAACACTCCTGCTATCGTTACTACTGCAGTTGGACAAATG GCCGTGTCGAAGGGAAGACAGGGAAGGGAAGCGCAGAACATTGTAAAG GTTTATCTAGCTAATTTACGCCTCAAGGACGTTGCGACAGATGTTCTGGTCACTGCTTACGAGCCTATGTTCATAAA CCCTTTGAGTGAAAGTGCTGCGGCGGTCGGTGCTGGCTTGGCAGTACCTGCTTTAAAGTCGGGTTTTATGCCAATGGCGGAGATTTTTAATGTTGCTGTCTCTAATATCAAAGTGAATGACTGGAGTCTTTTTGGTGCTGCTGATTGA
- the LOC140809012 gene encoding PH, RCC1 and FYVE domains-containing protein 1-like isoform X1 produces MGDLQRSSLVERDIDQAITSLKKGAYLLKYGRRGKPKFCPFRISTDESKLIWYYGKDEKQLELRQVSRIVPGQRTVIVMPIFQRYPRPEKEYQSFSLIYNNRSLDLICKDKDEAEAWFVGLKALIARGSNKKIRNEVLNDCALSDHPQGQRVIPPSSDTGDTQRAENISQNRLGKAFADIVSYTAVAKISQSESITCSPILLSVGSVDDSNAPRTSGCETFRLSLSSAVSSSSQGSCMEEFDGLGDVFIWGEDTGDGVVGSGLATGDTSINIKIDSLLPKALESTMVLDVNSIACGHKHAVLVTKQGEMFSWGEEVGGRLGHGVEADTSQPKLVETLSGMRIAMTACGMYHSCAITLSGDLYTWGDGSHACGLLGHGSEASHWIPKKVGGAIEGLQVAYISCGPWHTAILTSAGRLFTFGDGTFGALGHGNRCGANIPREVEALKGSRTIRVACGVWHTAAIVEVTSQSSNSGQSDLSLSGKLFTWGDGDKGRLGHADNVPRLTPESVSSLNDTNFSQVACGNNLTVALTSLGRVYTMGSPSNGQLGVPGSDGKTPICIKGDISDSFVEDIACGSYHVAVLTSKGEVYTWGKGTNGQLGHGDIDDRNTPTLVNLLKDKQVKNIACGSNFTAVVCLHKWICNADNSVCSGCRNPFNFRRKRHNCYNCGLVFCKACSTRKSLKASLAPSLNKPYRVCDDCFAKLQKVTDFGSDPRIPKVKSLGSLCRPTEYSETGVPHIPRLISRFSSADSIKSGRNSTFTTKPESNDNLVFPAERASTSSNGALKNLISLSVPSSKMVSRSTSPFLGSNASTSPPPFHISEVTSDDARSSNNCLNQELKFLKAQVEELTTKYQLLEAESERKSEQLKDMSDRALNEAEKGKVANEMIKSLTIQLKKMAGRLPDEQIACSNLDKNIGKPMSETNRPSIGSSVTSITSPKSESSDGSMSPPLSNGTKAEVQKPEWIIHDEPGVYITLVSLPNGVNELRRVRFSRKHFTEEEAEKWWAENGTRVCERYDIQTMQ; encoded by the exons ATGGGTGATTTGCAGAGGTCTAGTCTCGTGGAAAGAGACATCGATCAG GCCATTACATCCCTAAAGAAGGGGGCATACTTGTTGAAGTATGGGCGTAGAGGGAAGCCAAAATTTTGCCCATTTCGAATTTCAACA GACGAATCTAAATTGATATGGTATTATGGAAAAGATGAAAAACAACTAGAGCTACGGCAAGTTTCAAGGATAGTTCCTGGACAAAGGACGGTAATTGTGATG CCAATATTTCAGCGGTATCCCCGGCCAGAGAAGGAATACCAATCATTTTCACTTATATATAATAACAGATCCTTAGATTTG ATATGTAAAGATAAAGATGAAGCCGAGGCTTGGTTTGTTGGTTTAAAAGCCCTAATTGCTCGCGGTAGCAACAAGAAAATAAGAAATGAGGTACTGAATGATTGTGCATTATCTGATCATCCACAAGGTCAAAGGGTCATTCCACCATCATCT GATACAGGAGACACCCAGAGAGCTGAAAATATTTCTCAGAACCGACTGGGAAAAGCATTTGCTGACATTGTGTCCTACACTGCAGTGGCCAAGATTTCTCAGTCTGAATCAATAACATGCTCTCCTATCTTGCTCTCAGTTGGGTCTGTAGATGACTCCAATGCTCCCCGAACATCTGGATGCGAAACATTTCGGTTGAGTCTTTCTAGTGCTGTGAGTTCATCAAGTCAAGGTTCTTGTATGGAGGAGTTTGATGGCTTGGGCGATGTGTTCATATGGGGAGAAGATACTGGGGATGGAGTGGTGGGAAGTGGTTTGGCTACAGGCGATACTTCGATTAACATTAAGATCGACAGTCTCTTACCCAAGGCATTGGAGTCAACCATGGTTCTTGATGTAAATagtattgcttgtggtcacaaACATGCTGTTTTAGTCACTAAACAAGGAGAAATGTTCAGCTGGGGTGAAGAAGTGGGTGGGAGGCTAGGGCATGGAGTGGAAGCGGATACATCCCAGCCAAAGCTTGTTGAAACTCTTAGTGGAATGAGAATTGCAATGACAGCATGTGGCATGTATCATTCTTGTGCCATTACACTTTCTGGTGATCTATATACTTGGGGTGATGGTTCTCATGCCTGTGGTTTGCTTGGTCATGGAAGTGAGGCAAGTCATTGGATCCCAAAAAAAGTGGGTGGCGCCATCGAGGGCTTACAAGTGGCATATATCTCTTGTGGGCCTTGGCATACAGCAATATTGACATCTGCTGGCAGGTTGTTCACTTTTGGGGATGGAACATTTGGCGCTCTGGGACATGGAAATCGTTGTGGTGCCAATATTCCTAGAGAAGTGGAAGCTTTAAAGGGATCACGCACGATTAGGGTTGCCTGTGGCGTATGGCACACTGCAGCAATCGTGGAAGTAACTTCTCAATCTTCTAATTCAGGACAATCTGACCTATCATTATCTGGAAAGCTTTTCACTTGGGGGGATGGAGATAAAGGGCGTCTTGGCCATGCTGATAATGTGCCAAGATTAACTCCTGAGTCTGTTTCTTCATTGAACGACACAAATTTTTCTCAGGTAGCATGTGGGAACAACCTCACTGTTGCTCTTACAAGTTTAGGACGAGTATACACCATGGGAAGCCCCTCTAATGGACAGCTGGGGGTTCCAGGGTCTGATGGAAAAACGCCAATTTGTATAAAAGGCGATATTTCTGACAGTTTCGTGGAAGACATAGCTTGTGGTTCATATCATGTTGCAGTTTTGACTTCAAAAGGTGAAGTTTATACCTGGGGGAAGGGCACAAATGGGCAACTAGGCCATGGTGACATCGATGACCGGAACACGCCTACTCTCGTTAACCTTTTGAAAGATAAACAAGTTAAGAATATAGCATGTGGTTCAAATTTTACTGCCGTTGTATGTCTTCATAAATGGATATGTAATGCGGACAATTCAGTGTGCTCTGGCTGCCGTAACCCTTTCAATTTCAGAAGAAAACGTCACAACTGTTATAACTGCGGACTTGTCTTCTGCAAAGCATGTAGCACTAGGAAGTCCCTCAAAGCCTCCTTGGCCCCAAGCCTGAACAAGCCTTATCGTGTATGTGATGATTGTTTTGCAAAATTACAGAAagtgacagactttggatcAGATCCTCGTATTCCTAAAGTTAAAAGTTTAGGTTCGCTTTGTAGGCCTACTGAATATTCTGAAACCGGGGTTCCTCATATACCAAGATTAATTTCAAGATTCTCATCTGCTGACTCGATCAAGTCTGGAAGAAATTCCACATTCACCACGAAACCTGAGTCAAACGATAATCTTGTTTTTCCTGCTGAGAGGGCAAGCACTTCTTCAAATGGAGCTTTGAAAAATTTGATTTCGTTATCTGTTCCTAGTTCTAAAATGGTTTCTAGGTCAACATCACCGTTTCTGGGGAGTAATGCATCAACGTCACCACCTCCTTTTCACATATCAGAAGTGACATCAGACGACGCAAGGAGTAGCAACAATTGCTTAAACCAAGAGCTCAAATTTTTAAAGGCACAG GTAGAAGAACTTACAACAAAATATCAACTTCTTGAAGCTGAATCGGAAAGAAAATCAGAACAACTGAAAGACATGAGTGATCGGGCCTTAAATGAAGCCGAAAAAGGTAAAGTTGCCAACGAAATGATCAAGTCTCTGACCATTCAG CTGAAGAAAATGGCTGGAAGATTGCCTGATGAACAAATTGCCTGCAGCAACTTGGATAAAAATATTGGGAAACCAATGAGTGAAACGAATCGCCCATCCATTGGAAGCAGCGTGACCAGCATAACCTCTCCTAAGAGTGAATCTAGTGACGGTTCAATGAGTCCACCTTTGTCAAATGGAACAAAGGCTGAAGTACAAAAGCCAGAGTGGATTATACACGATGAGCCTGGTGTGTATATAACTCTCGTCTCCTTACCAAACGGCGTCAATGAACTAAGAAGAGTACGATTCAG TAGAAAACATTTCACAGAGGAAGAGGCGGAGAAATGGTGGGCTGAAAATGGAACAAGGGTCTGCGAACGATACGACATCCAGACCATGCAATAG
- the LOC140809012 gene encoding PH, RCC1 and FYVE domains-containing protein 1-like isoform X2 — translation MGDLQRSSLVERDIDQAITSLKKGAYLLKYGRRGKPKFCPFRISTDESKLIWYYGKDEKQLELRQVSRIVPGQRTVIVMPIFQRYPRPEKEYQSFSLIYNNRSLDLICKDKDEAEAWFVGLKALIARGSNKKIRNEVLNDCALSDHPQGQRVIPPSSDTGDTQRAENISQNRLGKAFADIVSYTAVAKISQSESITCSPILLSVGSVDDSNAPRTSGCETFRLSLSSAVSSSSQGSCMEEFDGLGDVFIWGEDTGDGVVGSGLATGDTSINIKIDSLLPKALESTMVLDVNSIACGHKHAVLVTKQGEMFSWGEEVGGRLGHGVEADTSQPKLVETLSGMRIAMTACGMYHSCAITLSGDLYTWGDGSHACGLLGHGSEASHWIPKKVGGAIEGLQVAYISCGPWHTAILTSAGRLFTFGDGTFGALGHGNRCGANIPREVEALKGSRTIRVACGVWHTAAIVEVTSQSSNSGQSDLSLSGKLFTWGDGDKGRLGHADNVPRLTPESVSSLNDTNFSQVACGNNLTVALTSLGRVYTMGSPSNGQLGVPGSDGKTPICIKGDISDSFVEDIACGSYHVAVLTSKGEVYTWGKGTNGQLGHGDIDDRNTPTLVNLLKDKQVKNIACGSNFTAVVCLHKWICNADNSVCSGCRNPFNFRRKRHNCYNCGLVFCKACSTRKSLKASLAPSLNKPYRVCDDCFAKLQKVTDFGSDPRIPKVKSLGSLCRPTEYSETGVPHIPRLISRFSSADSIKSGRNSTFTTKPESNDNLVFPAERASTSSNGALKNLISLSVPSSKMVSRSTSPFLGSNASTSPPPFHISEVTSDDARSSNNCLNQELKFLKAQVEELTTKYQLLEAESERKSEQLKDMSDRALNEAEKGKVANEMIKSLTIQLKKMAGRLPDEQIACSNLDKNIGKPMSETNRPSIGSSVTSITSPKSESSDGSMSPPLSNGTKAEVQKPEWIIHDEPGVYITLVSLPNGVNELRRVRFRKHFTEEEAEKWWAENGTRVCERYDIQTMQ, via the exons ATGGGTGATTTGCAGAGGTCTAGTCTCGTGGAAAGAGACATCGATCAG GCCATTACATCCCTAAAGAAGGGGGCATACTTGTTGAAGTATGGGCGTAGAGGGAAGCCAAAATTTTGCCCATTTCGAATTTCAACA GACGAATCTAAATTGATATGGTATTATGGAAAAGATGAAAAACAACTAGAGCTACGGCAAGTTTCAAGGATAGTTCCTGGACAAAGGACGGTAATTGTGATG CCAATATTTCAGCGGTATCCCCGGCCAGAGAAGGAATACCAATCATTTTCACTTATATATAATAACAGATCCTTAGATTTG ATATGTAAAGATAAAGATGAAGCCGAGGCTTGGTTTGTTGGTTTAAAAGCCCTAATTGCTCGCGGTAGCAACAAGAAAATAAGAAATGAGGTACTGAATGATTGTGCATTATCTGATCATCCACAAGGTCAAAGGGTCATTCCACCATCATCT GATACAGGAGACACCCAGAGAGCTGAAAATATTTCTCAGAACCGACTGGGAAAAGCATTTGCTGACATTGTGTCCTACACTGCAGTGGCCAAGATTTCTCAGTCTGAATCAATAACATGCTCTCCTATCTTGCTCTCAGTTGGGTCTGTAGATGACTCCAATGCTCCCCGAACATCTGGATGCGAAACATTTCGGTTGAGTCTTTCTAGTGCTGTGAGTTCATCAAGTCAAGGTTCTTGTATGGAGGAGTTTGATGGCTTGGGCGATGTGTTCATATGGGGAGAAGATACTGGGGATGGAGTGGTGGGAAGTGGTTTGGCTACAGGCGATACTTCGATTAACATTAAGATCGACAGTCTCTTACCCAAGGCATTGGAGTCAACCATGGTTCTTGATGTAAATagtattgcttgtggtcacaaACATGCTGTTTTAGTCACTAAACAAGGAGAAATGTTCAGCTGGGGTGAAGAAGTGGGTGGGAGGCTAGGGCATGGAGTGGAAGCGGATACATCCCAGCCAAAGCTTGTTGAAACTCTTAGTGGAATGAGAATTGCAATGACAGCATGTGGCATGTATCATTCTTGTGCCATTACACTTTCTGGTGATCTATATACTTGGGGTGATGGTTCTCATGCCTGTGGTTTGCTTGGTCATGGAAGTGAGGCAAGTCATTGGATCCCAAAAAAAGTGGGTGGCGCCATCGAGGGCTTACAAGTGGCATATATCTCTTGTGGGCCTTGGCATACAGCAATATTGACATCTGCTGGCAGGTTGTTCACTTTTGGGGATGGAACATTTGGCGCTCTGGGACATGGAAATCGTTGTGGTGCCAATATTCCTAGAGAAGTGGAAGCTTTAAAGGGATCACGCACGATTAGGGTTGCCTGTGGCGTATGGCACACTGCAGCAATCGTGGAAGTAACTTCTCAATCTTCTAATTCAGGACAATCTGACCTATCATTATCTGGAAAGCTTTTCACTTGGGGGGATGGAGATAAAGGGCGTCTTGGCCATGCTGATAATGTGCCAAGATTAACTCCTGAGTCTGTTTCTTCATTGAACGACACAAATTTTTCTCAGGTAGCATGTGGGAACAACCTCACTGTTGCTCTTACAAGTTTAGGACGAGTATACACCATGGGAAGCCCCTCTAATGGACAGCTGGGGGTTCCAGGGTCTGATGGAAAAACGCCAATTTGTATAAAAGGCGATATTTCTGACAGTTTCGTGGAAGACATAGCTTGTGGTTCATATCATGTTGCAGTTTTGACTTCAAAAGGTGAAGTTTATACCTGGGGGAAGGGCACAAATGGGCAACTAGGCCATGGTGACATCGATGACCGGAACACGCCTACTCTCGTTAACCTTTTGAAAGATAAACAAGTTAAGAATATAGCATGTGGTTCAAATTTTACTGCCGTTGTATGTCTTCATAAATGGATATGTAATGCGGACAATTCAGTGTGCTCTGGCTGCCGTAACCCTTTCAATTTCAGAAGAAAACGTCACAACTGTTATAACTGCGGACTTGTCTTCTGCAAAGCATGTAGCACTAGGAAGTCCCTCAAAGCCTCCTTGGCCCCAAGCCTGAACAAGCCTTATCGTGTATGTGATGATTGTTTTGCAAAATTACAGAAagtgacagactttggatcAGATCCTCGTATTCCTAAAGTTAAAAGTTTAGGTTCGCTTTGTAGGCCTACTGAATATTCTGAAACCGGGGTTCCTCATATACCAAGATTAATTTCAAGATTCTCATCTGCTGACTCGATCAAGTCTGGAAGAAATTCCACATTCACCACGAAACCTGAGTCAAACGATAATCTTGTTTTTCCTGCTGAGAGGGCAAGCACTTCTTCAAATGGAGCTTTGAAAAATTTGATTTCGTTATCTGTTCCTAGTTCTAAAATGGTTTCTAGGTCAACATCACCGTTTCTGGGGAGTAATGCATCAACGTCACCACCTCCTTTTCACATATCAGAAGTGACATCAGACGACGCAAGGAGTAGCAACAATTGCTTAAACCAAGAGCTCAAATTTTTAAAGGCACAG GTAGAAGAACTTACAACAAAATATCAACTTCTTGAAGCTGAATCGGAAAGAAAATCAGAACAACTGAAAGACATGAGTGATCGGGCCTTAAATGAAGCCGAAAAAGGTAAAGTTGCCAACGAAATGATCAAGTCTCTGACCATTCAG CTGAAGAAAATGGCTGGAAGATTGCCTGATGAACAAATTGCCTGCAGCAACTTGGATAAAAATATTGGGAAACCAATGAGTGAAACGAATCGCCCATCCATTGGAAGCAGCGTGACCAGCATAACCTCTCCTAAGAGTGAATCTAGTGACGGTTCAATGAGTCCACCTTTGTCAAATGGAACAAAGGCTGAAGTACAAAAGCCAGAGTGGATTATACACGATGAGCCTGGTGTGTATATAACTCTCGTCTCCTTACCAAACGGCGTCAATGAACTAAGAAGAGTACGATTCAG AAAACATTTCACAGAGGAAGAGGCGGAGAAATGGTGGGCTGAAAATGGAACAAGGGTCTGCGAACGATACGACATCCAGACCATGCAATAG